The following are encoded together in the Thalassolituus oleivorans MIL-1 genome:
- the tmpT gene encoding thiopurine S-methyltransferase: protein MKTDFWLERWQRNEIGFHKDKANPALVNHWHTMPVDIGCRVFVPLCGKTVDVVWILREGYQVVAAELSEVALDALADQIEGEFGLAVDKQTVDGLILYRAAGILLIGGDFFKLTARDIGPVDVIYDRAALIALPPEMRKDYAQHLMAITHSAPQLLVTVDYDREVMDGPPFAISTSEVNDHYGATYQIDEMECREQIDEEVRFRDRGLNSMMQTVHRLVAKK, encoded by the coding sequence ATGAAAACAGATTTTTGGCTTGAGCGCTGGCAGCGTAACGAAATTGGCTTTCACAAAGACAAAGCAAATCCGGCGTTAGTGAATCACTGGCATACCATGCCTGTTGATATTGGTTGCCGTGTATTTGTCCCTCTATGTGGTAAGACTGTCGATGTCGTCTGGATATTGCGTGAGGGCTATCAAGTAGTGGCTGCCGAGCTGAGCGAAGTGGCTCTGGATGCCTTGGCAGATCAAATTGAAGGCGAATTTGGTTTGGCAGTAGATAAGCAAACGGTGGATGGTTTGATCCTGTATCGTGCCGCCGGAATTCTGCTGATCGGGGGGGACTTCTTTAAGCTAACAGCGCGGGATATTGGTCCTGTGGATGTCATTTATGATCGTGCTGCATTGATTGCATTACCGCCAGAAATGCGTAAAGACTATGCTCAACACCTAATGGCGATTACCCATTCTGCACCTCAGTTGTTAGTCACTGTTGATTATGATCGCGAAGTTATGGATGGCCCGCCATTCGCAATATCGACCAGCGAAGTAAATGATCACTACGGCGCCACCTATCAAATTGATGAGATGGAGTGTCGCGAGCAGATTGATGAAGAGGTGCGTTTTCGAGATCGTGGTTTGAACTCTATGATGCAGACAGTCCATCGCTTGGTCGCTAAGAAATAG
- a CDS encoding OmpP1/FadL family transporter: MKAILLRAGFTGASIVLMSTAYASGYKVNEQSASGVGTAYAGRAAVADDASVVFYNPAAMSKLKRSELSFGATYIDVEGSFEGTRTNPAGVPDAAEGNAYDDGGDFVPNATIPFVYYVHPVDDKVAFGFGIFAPFGTHTDYSSNALVGGFADETELTTIDFQPTFSYRVSDTLAIGGGIDIMYAHGLLSKQLDLVPYVPGHPQLGNTDYQGYENKFEVEGNDLGYGWNLGLIWDVTAHTTLGFTYRSEVDLELEGDSKFIQSSGVVAYTDPDGESGPYPAGIYPVDGATGQVDSQASRVPLTTPRSATLSLAHQATDNLQLQAGATWTDWSVFKYFDIVATKPGLIDDLSGLGENYIGHIVEKWHDTLSWAVGASYRIDERWLLRGGYAYDEAPVSDDHRTARVPDTDRQWLTAGARYDLNNDISFDLGVAYLLIDDSELNEYDYDLNDQVSGVENAQGTYALDALGISLQMNYRM, from the coding sequence ATGAAAGCTATTCTTTTGCGTGCGGGATTTACTGGTGCGTCCATTGTCTTGATGAGTACTGCATACGCGTCGGGCTATAAAGTAAACGAGCAAAGCGCTAGCGGTGTCGGCACTGCCTATGCGGGGCGAGCAGCCGTTGCTGATGATGCATCTGTTGTTTTCTATAACCCTGCAGCTATGAGTAAGCTGAAGCGCTCTGAGTTAAGTTTTGGTGCTACTTATATCGATGTTGAAGGTAGCTTTGAAGGTACTCGTACTAACCCTGCAGGTGTACCCGACGCTGCTGAGGGTAATGCCTATGACGATGGTGGCGACTTCGTCCCAAATGCGACGATTCCATTTGTTTATTATGTGCACCCCGTGGACGATAAGGTAGCGTTTGGTTTTGGTATTTTCGCTCCATTTGGAACGCACACTGACTATTCCAGCAATGCTTTGGTTGGTGGGTTTGCCGATGAAACTGAATTAACCACCATCGATTTCCAGCCAACGTTTTCTTATCGTGTGAGTGATACTTTAGCCATTGGTGGCGGTATCGACATCATGTACGCCCATGGTTTGCTCTCTAAGCAATTAGACTTAGTGCCGTATGTACCAGGTCATCCGCAATTGGGTAATACCGACTATCAAGGCTACGAAAACAAGTTTGAAGTAGAAGGTAATGACTTAGGTTACGGCTGGAACTTAGGTTTGATTTGGGATGTCACGGCGCACACGACGTTAGGCTTTACCTACCGGTCAGAAGTGGACTTAGAATTAGAGGGCGATTCTAAGTTTATCCAGTCATCTGGTGTTGTTGCCTACACTGACCCTGATGGCGAGAGTGGTCCGTATCCTGCCGGTATTTATCCTGTTGATGGGGCTACTGGCCAAGTCGATTCTCAGGCATCTCGCGTACCTCTCACCACCCCGCGTTCTGCTACTCTGAGTCTGGCGCATCAAGCGACTGATAACTTGCAGTTGCAGGCGGGTGCAACTTGGACGGATTGGTCGGTATTTAAGTACTTCGATATTGTTGCGACCAAGCCGGGCCTAATTGATGACCTGAGTGGTTTAGGCGAAAACTATATTGGTCACATCGTTGAAAAGTGGCACGACACACTCTCTTGGGCTGTTGGTGCTAGCTACCGTATCGATGAGCGTTGGTTGTTACGCGGTGGCTATGCCTACGACGAAGCTCCTGTAAGCGATGATCATCGTACCGCTCGAGTTCCCGACACGGATCGCCAGTGGCTAACGGCGGGTGCTCGTTATGACTTGAATAACGATATTAGCTTTGACTTAGGCGTTGCGTACTTGCTGATTGATGATTCAGAGTTAAATGAATACGACTACGACCTAAACGATCAAGTGTCCGGTGTAGAAAATGCCCAAGGGACCTACGCGCTGGATGCTCTCGGTATATCCTTACAGATGAACTACCGCATGTAA
- the tsaA gene encoding tRNA (N6-threonylcarbamoyladenosine(37)-N6)-methyltransferase TrmO, which translates to MQHSVYLTIHPIAIAHTPFSEKFSIPRQPGLAPAAIAKIELIPPYDEPLALEGLEQVSHVWLLFHFHGVPSTQSEHRLRVRPPRLGGNEKIGVFASRSTHRPNGIGQSLVKVERIEGSCLWVSGVDLLNGTPIIDIKPYVPYADCLASAYNHIAPDTPELIEVNWREGALHAAEQQSQRLQQEVIALIEQCLAQDPRPAYQKHQPEREYGAQFWDINVRWRYPTATSIEVINIVRVTVDTEGEEQ; encoded by the coding sequence ATGCAACACTCTGTGTACCTCACTATCCACCCTATCGCTATCGCTCACACACCCTTTAGCGAGAAATTTTCCATTCCACGCCAGCCCGGATTAGCACCAGCTGCGATCGCCAAAATTGAGCTAATTCCGCCTTATGACGAGCCTTTAGCGCTGGAAGGTTTGGAGCAGGTTTCTCATGTTTGGTTGCTGTTCCATTTTCATGGTGTCCCCAGCACCCAAAGCGAGCATCGCTTGAGAGTTCGCCCACCACGCTTAGGCGGAAATGAAAAAATCGGGGTATTCGCTAGCCGCAGCACGCATAGGCCGAATGGTATTGGGCAGTCATTAGTGAAGGTAGAAAGGATCGAAGGCAGTTGTTTATGGGTGAGTGGCGTCGATCTACTTAATGGCACGCCTATTATCGATATCAAGCCCTACGTCCCCTACGCCGATTGTTTAGCAAGCGCATACAACCATATCGCGCCAGATACCCCCGAACTTATCGAAGTAAACTGGCGCGAAGGCGCTTTGCACGCAGCAGAACAACAATCTCAGCGTTTGCAGCAAGAAGTGATCGCATTAATCGAGCAATGTTTGGCTCAAGACCCGCGTCCGGCTTACCAAAAGCATCAGCCAGAACGTGAATACGGCGCACAATTTTGGGATATCAATGTGCGCTGGCGTTACCCAACCGCCACCAGCATTGAAGTGATCAATATCGTGCGAGTAACCGTCGATACAGAAGGCGAAGAACAATAA
- a CDS encoding metal-dependent hydrolase, with amino-acid sequence MTHANNNSESIDIKPRRMAFDTETPMKKYTFNNNSLVSTFFYALSALFPDGERFFIHSVRNFKDDITDEKMKADIKGFIGQEAHHGISHEALNKAIGDMGFPMQAITDRLHKRVAFLKTLSRERQLALTVAMEHFTASLAEFLLKNPEAMDTVDPTVRKMMLWHAVEEIEHKAVAFDVYRAFVNKEFMRKRIMVVAVGGLFCRLAYYQFLLLKSDRHFPSWREWKEATQFFWGKKGILRDNVKGLREFFHTGFHPSDIDQNYLINDWEKRHPDVAELQVG; translated from the coding sequence ATGACTCATGCGAACAATAATTCTGAATCGATCGACATCAAGCCTCGTCGTATGGCGTTTGATACAGAAACGCCTATGAAAAAATACACGTTTAACAATAACTCACTTGTTAGTACGTTTTTCTATGCATTATCGGCGCTATTTCCAGATGGCGAGCGTTTTTTTATTCACTCGGTTCGTAATTTTAAAGACGATATTACTGATGAGAAAATGAAGGCCGATATTAAAGGCTTTATCGGTCAAGAAGCTCACCATGGCATTTCACACGAAGCCTTAAATAAAGCTATTGGTGATATGGGCTTTCCGATGCAAGCGATCACCGATCGTTTGCATAAGCGAGTCGCTTTTTTGAAGACTTTAAGTCGAGAGCGTCAGTTAGCGTTAACCGTTGCTATGGAGCATTTTACTGCCTCATTGGCTGAGTTTTTATTAAAGAATCCTGAAGCGATGGATACCGTTGATCCAACGGTGCGTAAAATGATGCTTTGGCACGCGGTGGAAGAGATAGAACACAAAGCGGTCGCATTTGATGTTTATCGTGCTTTTGTGAATAAAGAATTCATGCGTAAGCGTATTATGGTGGTTGCGGTTGGCGGCTTATTTTGTCGTTTGGCGTATTATCAATTCTTATTGTTGAAGTCAGACCGTCATTTTCCTAGCTGGCGTGAATGGAAAGAAGCGACGCAATTCTTTTGGGGTAAAAAAGGTATTTTGCGCGACAACGTAAAAGGCCTGCGCGAGTTTTTCCATACCGGTTTTCATCCATCGGACATTGATCAAAACTATTTGATTAACGATTGGGAAAAACGTCATCCTGACGTAGCAGAGCTACAAGTAGGTTGA
- a CDS encoding DUF2333 family protein has protein sequence MSGQFQDRIQDTKERLQDWWADRSGGSSTGRLIVVLVVLYLLVALVVGYFWSTEPEQFSVTEVAEKRAEEMGVKVVTGFTTTSTLIKVTETLLHKPGGYLSNDVTPPGVWLDNVPNWEFGVLVQVRDFARALRKDFSRSQSQSTEDKDLAIAEPQLHFDADSTFIPDTEGEYERGIAALHSYLARLSDPQEPTAQFYARSDNLRQWLFDVETRLGSLSQRLSASVARRRLNTDVGVQQSTPTPDEEEVKTPWTEVDDVFYEARGTSWALLQILHAIEVDFREVLEKKNALVGVRQIIRELEGTQEPLGSPVILSGSGFGLFANHSLVMASYISRANAAIIDLRELLSQG, from the coding sequence ATGAGTGGTCAGTTTCAGGATCGAATCCAAGATACGAAAGAGCGCTTGCAGGATTGGTGGGCCGATCGCAGCGGCGGTAGCTCAACAGGTCGTTTAATTGTTGTTTTGGTAGTGCTTTATTTACTCGTCGCCTTAGTGGTTGGCTATTTTTGGAGTACAGAACCCGAGCAGTTTTCTGTTACCGAAGTAGCTGAAAAGCGTGCAGAAGAAATGGGTGTGAAAGTCGTTACGGGTTTTACTACTACTTCGACGCTGATTAAGGTAACAGAGACGCTATTGCACAAGCCTGGTGGTTATCTTAGCAATGATGTTACCCCTCCAGGTGTTTGGTTAGATAACGTTCCTAATTGGGAATTTGGAGTGTTGGTTCAGGTGCGCGATTTTGCCCGAGCATTGCGTAAGGATTTCAGCCGTTCGCAAAGCCAATCAACAGAAGATAAAGATTTAGCTATAGCTGAGCCGCAACTGCATTTTGATGCGGACAGTACATTTATTCCAGACACTGAAGGTGAGTACGAACGCGGTATAGCAGCTCTTCATAGCTACTTAGCCCGTTTATCTGACCCGCAAGAGCCTACGGCACAGTTTTATGCCCGTTCCGATAACTTACGTCAGTGGTTATTTGACGTGGAAACGCGCTTGGGGAGCTTGTCTCAGCGTTTGAGTGCTTCTGTAGCACGACGTCGCTTGAATACTGATGTCGGTGTGCAGCAGTCAACTCCAACCCCTGACGAAGAAGAAGTGAAAACACCTTGGACTGAAGTTGATGACGTTTTCTATGAAGCTCGTGGCACTTCATGGGCTTTGCTGCAAATATTGCATGCAATTGAAGTCGATTTTAGAGAAGTTTTAGAGAAGAAGAACGCCTTGGTCGGTGTTCGTCAGATCATTCGCGAACTAGAAGGTACTCAAGAGCCTCTTGGTTCACCAGTGATATTGAGTGGTAGCGGTTTTGGTTTATTTGCTAACCATTCCTTGGTTATGGCTTCTTATATTTCTCGCGCCAACGCAGCTATCATCGATTTGCGTGAGCTTCTGTCTCAAGGCTAA
- a CDS encoding PhnA domain-containing protein, translating into MSLEETLSQRSNGACELCTSTNNLTAYQVPPESALASMDNNILVCDTCAGQITSGDLDANHWRCLNDSMWSQVPAVQVAAFRLLTKLSTESWAQDALEMMYLDEDTRKWAETSLAAEHREVTLDSNGAALAAGDNVTLIKDLDVKGANFTAKRGTVVRGISLSDNPLHIEGRVNGSRIVIIAAYCKKA; encoded by the coding sequence ATGTCTCTCGAAGAAACATTGAGCCAACGTAGCAATGGTGCGTGTGAACTGTGTACGTCTACTAATAATTTGACGGCCTACCAAGTTCCACCTGAGTCTGCGCTGGCAAGTATGGATAACAATATTTTGGTGTGTGACACCTGTGCAGGTCAGATCACTTCTGGTGACTTAGATGCTAATCACTGGCGTTGTTTGAATGACAGCATGTGGAGCCAAGTGCCAGCGGTTCAGGTTGCGGCTTTTCGTTTATTAACCAAATTATCGACTGAGTCTTGGGCCCAAGATGCACTAGAGATGATGTACCTTGATGAAGACACGCGTAAGTGGGCAGAAACCAGCCTCGCGGCAGAACATCGAGAAGTGACGTTAGATTCTAACGGCGCTGCGCTAGCAGCTGGCGATAACGTGACTCTGATTAAAGATTTGGATGTGAAAGGTGCCAACTTTACCGCTAAACGCGGCACGGTAGTTCGCGGTATTTCTTTGTCAGATAACCCACTGCACATCGAAGGACGTGTAAATGGTAGCCGTATTGTGATTATTGCGGCCTACTGCAAGAAAGCCTAA